One genomic region from Anthonomus grandis grandis chromosome 1, icAntGran1.3, whole genome shotgun sequence encodes:
- the LOC126741572 gene encoding sensory neuron membrane protein 2-like isoform X7 has protein sequence MELQFGLNSTEFANAQINPQYRTVLHWYIEWRKVNLGPRFGAGSIELLFHHALDFYGNKAPTELFELLTDPEEVFGKDASVTVPCTVYNLMFGSKPFCLYKKNVSEICKKLRILKEISNNEMFGITDEHQLDFGILSYLIPAYHAEPTVQLGLKNIEMAGHLTKLDGKSFITSWDNGSRQSTCNKIRGMVHYFTGSGRGLNGFQVWVNDICRPITFQYKQKTSDDVYVEFEMSQDTLINSIEPNQCYCKNNPRNMQYWRNCYDGVMGLYDCVGSPLFVSYPHFLGASGVYTSRIDGLVPNKEKHTSRIIMYKKNGTFIKFSIKYQYNVPIFAIKQIPKLANISWALVPILWVEQRILVSDEEMESFIKTSLYTHAYNKDMIPVNNFRFGTLAISSFVIVVCIVLIIVLLLKPKPLPPRNYSYDSDISGK, from the exons ATGGAGTTGCAGTTTGGCTTGAACAGTACAGAATTTGCCAATGCTCAGATTAATCCACAATACCGCACTGTTCTTCATTGGTACATTGAATGGAGAAAAGTGAATTTGGGTCCTCGATTTGGTGCAGGCTCCATTGAG tTATTGTTTCACCATGCCTTGGACTTTTACGGTAATAAAGCTCCAACAGAATTATTTGAGCTTTTAACAGACCCGGAGGAGGTATTTGGTAAGGACGCGTCTGTTACTGTACCCTGTACCGTATATAACTTAATGTTTGGCTCTAAACCGTTTTgcttatataagaaaaatgtaAGCGAGATTTGTAAAAAGCTTCggattttaaaggaaatttccAATAACGAAATGTTTGGTATTACGGACGAGCACCAACTTGACTTTGGCATATTATCATAT TTGATTCCTGCATACCATGCTGAACCGACAGTACAATTggggttaaaaaatatagaaatggCAGGACACTTAACAAAGCTTGACGGAAAATCTTTTATAACTTCTTGGGACAATGGAAGTAGACAATCCACCTGCAACAAAATTCGAGGAATGGTTCACTATTTTACTGGTTCAGGCAGGGGTTTAAACGGTTTTCAAGTTTGGGTTAATGATATATGCAG acctataacttttcaatataaacaaaaaacaagtgATGATGTTTATGTTGAATTTGAAATGAGCCAGGACACTCTTATTAATAGCATAGAGCCAAACCAGtgttattgtaaaaataatcCTAGGAATATGCAATATTGGCGAAACTGTTATGACGGAGTAATGGGACTTTATGATTGCGTTG gTTCCCCTCTATTCGTATCTTACCCTCATTTCTTAGGTGCGTCTGGTGTGTACACAAGCAGAATCGATGGACTAGTTcccaataaagaaaaacatacatCAAGAATAATTATGTATAAG aaaaatggtacattcattaaattttcaattaagtaCCAATATAATGTACCAATATTTGCTATTAAACAAATTCCTAAACTGGCCAACATAAGTTGGGCATTGGTACCTATTTTGTGGGTGGagcag agaATATTGGTCAGTGATGAAGAAATGGAGAGTTTTATTAAAACATCCCTGTATACTCATGCATATAACAAAGATATGATCCCTGTAAATAATTTCCGGTTTGGAACATTGGCAATAAGCTCATTCGTCATTGTTGTCTGTATAGTATTGATTATAGTTTTACTGTTAAAGCCAAAACCACTACCACCTCGCAATTATAGTTATGATTCTGATATTTCAGGAAAGTAG